The following proteins come from a genomic window of Lolium rigidum isolate FL_2022 chromosome 5, APGP_CSIRO_Lrig_0.1, whole genome shotgun sequence:
- the LOC124656037 gene encoding F-box/LRR-repeat protein At3g26922-like has protein sequence MEAGSPSRRKRKLEEPPAATAEGGTHAREPPPGAGQSEEGGPTAVDRISDLPDPILADIISLLPTKGGARTQILASRWRHLWRLGSLNLDCDGLGRGGYYNPNDDHAVAALIPRVLSTHPGPGRRLCVPANYLRSRPAAVDTWLGSPTLDGLCELEFLDVYEKIRPWPSLPESAFRFSPTLRVAIIRKCHLPDSATQALHFPQLKQLALENTVMSETSLHSMIAGCPALECLLIHSTSGVRCIRINSLTLRSFGVCVGPQLTDELQLEELIIEDAPSLERLHRLDLFDGLHVSLTSAPKLKTIGCLTDISRSPLEGPAQVIQGLHLDRLTAVLCTVNTLAIDLFLLDLDTVIELMKCFPCLEKLYIQSVQAEKNLWRRKHRNLIKCFDIRLKTIGLGSYRGIKSEVDFVTFFVLNAKVLELMIVQIRPGDYYRGFAAEESRRLKFENRASRGAQIHFTTDRCLRRILEINHVRDLDLTDPFICRYRH, from the exons ATGGAGGCGGGGAGTCCTAGTCGGAGGAAGAGGAAACTAGAAGAGCCGCCTGCGGCTACGGCGGAGGGAGGCACTCACGCCCGAGAACCGCCGCCCGGAGCGGGCCAAAGCGAGGAAGGAGGCCCCACCGCCGTCGACCGCATCAGCGACCTCCCGGACCCCATCCTCGCCGACATCATCTCCCTCCTCCCCACCAAGGGCGGCGCCCGCACCCAGATCCTCGCGTCccggtggcgccacctctggcgcCTCGGCTCCCTCAACCTCGACTGCGACGGCCTCGGCCGTGGCGGCTACTACAACCCCAACGATGACCATGCCGTCGCCGCCCTCATCCCTCGCGTCCTCTCCACCCACCCGGGGCCCGGCCGTCGGTTGTGCGTCCCCGCGAACTATCTCCGCTCCCGACCGGCTGCCGTCGACACCTGGCTTGGCTCCCCAACTCTTGACGGCCTTTGCGAGCTCGAGTTCCTCGACGTCTATGAGAAAATAAGGCCGTGGCCGTCCCTCCCGGAATCTGCGTTCCGCTTCTCACCCACCCTACGTGTTGCCATCATCCGGAAATGCCACCTCCCCGACTCTGCTACTCAGGCCCTTCACTTTCCCCAGCTTAAGCAGCTCGCTCTTGAGAACACTGTCATGTCGGAGACATCGCTGCACAGCATGATTGCCGGGTGTCCTGCTCTGGAGTGCTTGCTGATTCACAGCACCTCGGGCGTCCGTTGCATTCGGATCAACTCCCTTACCCTTAGAAGCTTCGGTGTGTGTGTTGGTCCTCAGCTGACAGATGAGCTCCAGCTCGAGGAACTCATCATTGAGGACGCCCCTTCCCTTGAAAGGTTGCACCGTCTTGATCTATTTGATGGCTTGCATGTATCATTGACCTCAGCGCCTAAGTTGAAGACCATAGGCTGCCTTACTGACATCTCCAGAAGTCCCTTGGAAGGCCCTGCCCAAGTTATTCAG GGATTGCATCTCGATAGGCTGACGGCGGTGCTATGCACTGTCAATACGTTAGCTATTGATTTGTTTTTGCTTGATCTGGATACAGTTATTGAGTTGATGAAATGCTTTCCCTGCTTAGAGAAGTTGTATATTCAG TCTGTACAAGCAGAGAAAAATTTATGGCGTCGTAAACATCGGAATCTTATCAAATGTTTTGACATCCGCTTAAAAACAATAGGATTGGGATCCTATCGGGGCATCAAGTCAGAAGTTGACTTCGTCACATTCTTCGTACTGAATGCAAAAGTGCTTGAGTTAATGATAGTTCAGATTCGCCCTGGTGATTACTATCGGGGATTTGCTGCAGAGGAGTCTAGGAGGCTGAAGTTTGAGAACAGAGCTTCAAGAGGTGCTCAGATTCACTTTACAACTGATAGATGTCTCCGTCGTATTTTAGAAATCAACCATGTCCGTGATTTGGATCTAACGGATCCCTTCATATGTAGATACCGACATTGA
- the LOC124656038 gene encoding ribonuclease 1-like, translated as MRAQAHLSLASMLVLATVGCMPAAAQDYDFFYLVLQWPGSYCDTKQSCCYPRSGKPAADFGIQGMWPSRDDGTYPQNCNPDSKFDPSKVSDLLSSLRTNWPSLACPSEDGLQVWAREWEQHGTCAQNLFNEHGYFQAALHLRDQLRVLDALASAGISPDGGYYTLSAIRDAIREGTGFEPFVACNRDESGNSQLYHLYFCVDAAASGIVECPISPTARPCGNRIEFPAF; from the exons ATGAGGGCACAGGCGCACCTCTCCCTGGCCTCCATGCTCGTTCTGGCCACTGTAGGGTGcatgccggcggcggcgcaggactACGATTTCTTCTACCTCGTGCTGCAG TGGCCGGGGTCCTACTGCGACACGAAGCAGAGCTGCTGCTACCCGCGGTCCGGCAAGCCCGCGGCGGACTTCGGGATCCAGGGAATGTGGCCCAGCCGCGACGACGGGACCTACCCACAGAACTGCAACCCCGACAGCAAGTTCGACCCCTCTAAGGTGAGCGACCTGCTGAGCAGCCTGCGTACCAACTGGCCGTCCCTGGCATGCCCCAGCGAGGACGGGCTCCAGGTGTGGGCGCGCGAGTGGGAACAGCACGGCACCTGCGCTCAGAACCTCTTCAACGAGCACGGCTACTTCCAGGCCGCGCTCCACCTTCGCGACCAGCTCCGCGTCCTGGACGCCCTCGCCTCTGCCGGCATCTCGCCCGACGGCGGCTACTACACGCTCAGCGCGATCAGGGATGCGATCCGGGAGGGGACGGGGTTCGAGCCGTTCGTGGCCTGCAACCGCGACGAGTCCGGTAACAGCCAGCTCTACCACCTCTACTTCTGCGTCGACGCAGCCGCCTCAGGGATCGTGGAGTGTCCCATCTCGCCCACCGCAAGGCCATGTGGCAACAGGATCGAGTTCCCTGCTTTCTAA